From Slackia heliotrinireducens DSM 20476:
AGCATCTCACGCCGCACCTTCGCCATCGGCGCTTTGGGCACGTGTGCGATGGTTGGCTTGGGCGGCGCCAAATACCTTCCCACCCAGCCCACGGTACGTCCTCCCGGAGGCCAGGACGAGGTATGGCTCACCAGCACCTGCATCCACTGCGAGAAGTGCCGCGAGGTCTGCCCTCAGGGGGCCATCTCCCCTGCCCATCTGGAACAGGGCATCCTGAGCATCCGCACCCCCCGCATGGATTTCAAGAAGGGCTGGTGCGACTTCTGCGAAGAGGAGCCCGGCGGTCCCCGCTGCATCGCGGTGTGCCCCACTCACGCGCTGCAGAACGTGGATCCCGAAACCACCGTCATCGGCATCGCAGTCCTTAACCGCGACTGGTGCCTGGCCGCCCGCGGCATGGGCTGCCACGAGTGCGTCGACGCCTGCGAGTACGAAGCTCTCGAGCTTGGCTACGACCATGTTCCCGTAGTTGACAACGACGCCTGCAACGGATGCGGCGCATGCGAGCTGGCCTGCATCTCATTGTCTTCCGGTTCCATCACCGCCGGCGCCACCGACCGCGCCATCATCGTCGTACCAGAAGAGCTGATCGAGGAGGGATAACCGTTATGAATAAACGCAATACCGCTCGCATCAGGCTCTTCATCATGTTGGCCTTTGTGGCTGTCGCCGCCGTCGGATATTTCGTCAAGGGCGGCATCGGCAACTCCTGCGGCATAGGATTCGACGACATCACTCTGATCTGCCCCTTGGGCGCCATCCTTGTCATGATTTCCGAACGCACCGCCATTCCTCTAGCTGTCATGAGCGTCATGGCGGTCCTCATCATGTGCATCGTCTTAGGCAAGGTCTTCTGCTCGTGGCTATGCCCCGTGCACTTCATGACCGAGCGACGAATGCTCAGCAGAAAGGCGAAAAAAGCTGCCAAGGAGGCCCGGCAAGCCGCAAGGGATACGGGCAATTCCGGCATCGACACGTCGCAGGTCAAGGCCTGCGGCAAGTCTTCTGGCGTGAAATTCGATTCGCGCCATGCTGTGCTGGCGGCCGCCGTCGTCTCCACCCTCATCTTCGGGTTCCCCGTGTTCTGCCTGGTGTGCCCCGTAGGCATCACCTTCGCTTTGGTGCTGCTGATCATGCGCCTGTTCGTGTTCGGCGAGACCACCTGGACCATCATCTTGATGCTTGCCGTGCTGGCGATCGAAGTGGTAGTGCTGCCGAATTGGTGCCGTAACCTATGCCCCTTGGGCGCGTTGCACGGCCTGTTCAGCGGTTTGAACAAGACCTTCAGGCCCGTTATCGATTCCGAAACCTGCATCCAGGAAGGCCGCGGTGGCCACTGCAACCTGTGCGTGGATGCCTGTCACGAGAACATCAACCTGCATGACATCAGCCGGGGCGAAACCACCCTGGCCGACTGCAGCAAATGCAGGGCGTGCGCCGACGCCTGCCCGGTTTCGGCCATCACCTTCCCATTCCTGACCAAAGACGCATCCATCGAGCCTGAAAAGCACGACGCCTAGGAGGTACCCATGTCGCTGGTCGAAAATATGATTACCATGCTTTCGGGCATGGACGAAGCTGCCATCGAAGTGCACACCGAGCGCTGCGTGACCGTGCGCAACCGCCATGCCGCCTGCCTGCGTTGCGTGGAGGCATGCACGTCGGGCGCCATCATCTACGAGGACGGCGAGCTGCAGGTGCACCCTAAGAAGTGCATCGGATGCGGCACCTGCGCCACCGCCTGCCCCACCAGCGCCATCGAAGTCCGCAGCATCACCGACGATGACCTGACCGGCATGCTGAAGCGCTCGATCAAGGCCACGAAGGGGCATCCGGTATTCGCGTGCGAAACGGCGCTTGCCGCTCTTCAGACCGCCGGCAAAAGCCCTCTGCATCGCCATGACACGCTTCTGTCCTACAACCCCGACCGCATCGCCGCCGTACCCTGCCTGGGCCGTATCGACGAATCCATCCTGGTGGGCGCTGCGGCATACCGCAGCTTCGACGTGACGTTGGTTTGCGGTTCCTGCGAGAACTGCATCCATGCAACGGGCGGCGCCCTGTGCCGCAAGGTGGCAGAAAGCGCCCGCGGGCTGCTGCAGGCCTTTGGCAGCACCATGTCCGTAACCGTCACCGACGAGCTGCCCGGTCACGTAGCCCTCGGAAAACCTCAACCCGCCTCGTCTTTCAATACCGACGACCTGGGTGCCAGCCGCCGCGATTTCTTCCGCGAGGGCAAGGACGCCGCAGGCAAGGCCACCATTGCCGTCGCAACGGACAAGGCGGCATCGGTGCTGGGCGAAAACGCTGTCGCGCAGCTGAGGAAGGTCGACAAGAAGACCGGCACCCTCGATCAGGCAATCCCCACCCGCAGAACCCGCCTGTACAACTATCTGAAGCACGTGGGCGAGCCCGTTACCGATACGGTGTCGTCGCGGGTCATCGGCGCAGCCGTCATCGACACCGACGCGTGCACCTCCTGTCGCATGTGCACCGTGTTCTGTCCCACAGGAGCCTTATTCCGCGTAGATGAGGACGACACCTGGGGCGTTGCCCACCGGGCCAGCGCCTGCGTGCAGTGCCGCCTGTGCGAGAACCTCTGCCCGCAACACGCCATCCATGTGAAATCGGACGTTCCCGCACGCCAGTTCATGGGCAAGCAAGTTGTCCTGTATGATATGGAGAAGCCGACGTGGGAGCCGAACAAGCCGGATTCCATGTACAACAAGTTCCACTCCATCATCGGCGAAGACCTGGAAATGTGCATGTTCTAGACCCAGAAAGGAGGCGGGCTATATGATCAGGTATGAACTGCCGGATTTCACGGCGAACCTTGGCTTGAACCTATTTTTTGCGCGCCTCTTCATGGAGCGCCCCGACTGGATGCAGGACGATGTGTGCATCGATACGATGTACGGGTCCTTCCCCAATTGCATCCTGAACGGAGGGCGCACCTACCTGCGTGAACGTTATACAGAGCAGCAGATTGACCGGACCTTCGCCATTCTGGACGAATACGGCATCCGACCGCGGCTCACCTTCACCAACATGCTGGTGGACGAGGAATCGCTGGCCGACGGTTACGCGAACCTTATCCTGCGCAAAGCCTCTCAGCACGGCGGTCAGGTTATCGTCTATTCCGACCTGGTCGCCGATTACGTGCGCGAGCGTTTCGACATGCCCGTGATCCTGTCCACGACCCGGGAGATTCTGGACATCGACGAGCTCAACCAGGCCCTGGACCATTACGACTGGGTGGTGCTGAACTACAACCTGAACAAGCGAGACGACGTGCTTTCCCAGGTCAAACACCCCGAAAAGCTGGAGGTCATGGTCAACGAGTTCTGCATGCCCAACTGCCCGCATCGCCAGGACCACTACCTGCACAACAGCCGCGGTCAGCTTACCGGCGACCTTACGCCGTACCCCTGCGTTGCGAACAAGCCGGATTTCTTCCAACATCCCGAGGGGCATCCCACCATGTTCACCGATACCGAGGTGCGCGCCTATGGCGAGGATTACGGCATCGAGTATTTCAAGATCGTCGGACGCGGCACCGTATTCGACACGCTGCTGGAGTCCTTCTCCTATTACCTGGTGAAACCCGAGTACCGCCCGATTGTGAAACGCGAAGTCCAGCGCCTGCGCCAGAGATGACAGGCTCGGCTCATTCCATACGATAGCGCATAACGAAAGCCCCGCAGGTTGCGGGGCTTCTCCATTCTGCGTTGGTGTTTCCCGACCGGCGGCACCGCTTAGTCTTTGTAGCCGTTGGGGTTGGAGGACTGCCAGCGCCAGGAGTCTTCGCACATGCGGTCCAGGTCGTACTGGGTCTCCCAGCCGAACAGCTCCTTGGCCTTGGAGGCGTCCGCGTAGGTTTCCGCCAAATCGCCGTCGCGGCGGGGCTTGATGACGTAGGGCAGGTCGCGGCCGCACGCGCGGCTGAAGGAGCGAATCACGTCCAGCACGCTGGAGCCCTTGCCCGAGCCCAGGTTCACGATCTCGGTGCCGCTGCGGCCCTCCATCCACTTCAGGGCAGCAATGTGGCCTCGGGCCAGGTCAACCACGTGGATGTAGTCGCGCACGCCGGTTCCGTCCGGGGTGTCGTAGTCGTTGCCGAACACGCCCACCGCTTCAAGCTTGCCCACGGCCACCTGCGCCACGTAGGGCACCAGGTTGTTCGGAATGCCTTTGGGGTCCTCGCCGATGAGGCCCGACGGATGCGCTCCGATGGGGTTGAAGTAGCGCAGCAGCACGACGTTCCATTCCGGGTCGGCTGCGGACAGGTCGGTCAGGACTTGTTCGATCATCCACTTGGTCCAACCGTAGGGGTTGGTGGCAGGATGCTTCTGCATGGTTTCCACGTAGGGCACGGGGTTGCCTTCGCCGTACACGGTTGCGCTGCTGGAGAACACGATGTTCTTGCAGCCGTGCTCGCGCATGACGTCGCACAGGACGAACGTGCCGGTCAGGTTGTTGTGGTAGTACTCCAGCGGCTTGCGGACGCTTTCGCCCACGGCCTTGAGCCCCGCGAAATGGATGACCGCGTGGATGTCATGGGTGTCGAACACCGCCGAAAGGCTTTCCTTGTCCAGGATGTCTGCCTGGATGAATTCAACGTGCTCGGAGGCGCCAGCGGGAGCCTCACCTGCGGTTTCGGCATCGCGCACAATCTGGCGCACGCGTTCGACGGCTTTGACGTGGGAGTTGGACAAATCGTCGACAATCACTACGTCGTAGCCGGTCTGCAGCAGCTCCACGCAGGTGTGGCTGCCGATGAATCCGGCTCCGCCGGTGACAAGAATGGTCTGTTCGAATGCCATGGGAATGCCTTTCGTTCAAAAGCGAGCAGGCCAGAAGCCGCCGCAAGGCATCAGTATAGCCATTTCGGGCGGATTCGGTGCGGGCGCGTGCACGAACTGGCGAAGTGTACGCAACCTGCTGGGTTTCTCGGTTTCGTGCACGCGGCAGTCGTCCGCACGCCGCGGCGAGTTTGCGGTACACTGTGCCGTGAGAAACACGCGACTTCAGGAGCACATTATGCCGTACGTAAATTTCAGCAAGGACTTTCAGGAACAATTCGAACACGACCGGGCCGAAGGGATCGTCAACCCGTGGCGCTGCCCCGACGAGGCCGTGGTGCGCCGCAACCCGAAACGGGACATGTCGCCCAGGCTGCACCGCCCGCCTTTCCAGCGTGACATCGACAAGATCCTCAACGTGGCGCCGTACAACCGCTACGCCGGAAAAACCCAGGTGTTCAGCTTCATCCGCAACGACGACATCAGCCGCCGCGGGCTGCACGTGCAGCTGGTCGCCCGCACAGCGCGCAGCATCGGCCGCATGCTCGGGCTGAACGACAACCTGATCGAAGCCATCGCGCTGGGCCATGACCTGGGGCACACGCCCTTCGGCCACGCCGGCGAGCACATTCTGAACGACCTGTACCACGAGGCCACGGGGCGTTACTTCAACCACAATGTGCACAGCGTGCGCGTGCTTGACCGTTTGTACGCCCGCAACCTGAGCCTGCAGGCGCTGGACGGCATCATCTGCCACAACGGCGAAAGCAGTCAGAAGGAGTTCTGGCGGGGCGAAATCCACGACTTCGACGCCTTCGACCGAATGGTGGAGGAATGCTACGTGAACGAAACCACCATCGGGCGGCTGCGCCCGTCCACGTTGGAGGGTTGCGTGGTGCGCATTTCGGACATGATCGCGTACGTGGGCAAGGACCGTCAGGATGCCATCAACACAGGTTCTATCAGCGACGATTCGATTTTCTCCGGCGGCGTGCTGGGCGTGCAGAACGCGCAGATCATCAACAACCTGACGGTGGACATCGTCGAGCACAGCTACATGAAGGACCACATCGAGATGAGCGAGGACGCCTTCCGGAGCTTGAAGACCGCGAAGGCCGAGAACTACGAGCGCATTTACCTGGCCGACGGCCAGGGCGACGTCTACGACGAGCAGATTCGCCCCATGTTCGGCGAGCTGTTCGCCCAGATCGTGCGGGACATCGAAGCCAACAACCAGCAGTCGCCGGTGTTCCAGCATTTCATCCTGCCCACCGAGCGGCAGCGCTCGTTCTACGAGGCCGAAGACCCCTACCGCGCGTCGGACGCTCCCACCATTGCCACGGACTATCTGGCCTCCATGACCGATGAGTATTTCCTGTCGGCGCATCGGTTCATGTGCCCCGACAGCCCCCACGACGTGCAGTTCCGCGACTACTTTGACGGCATGCCCTACGCCCCCGTGCAGTAAACGCGGGGGACATTGGGGAGCATCGTAGCCCTTTGTCCCGCCGCGAATCTATCCCAGGGACATCGGGGACGTAGCCCTTTGTCCCGCCGCGGACAACGGGGACGGAGCCTTTCGTCCCGCCGGGGCGGACAACGGGAGCCCTTCGTCCCGTCGCGAACGGGAATAAGGAACGATGGGGCCCTTGTCCCGCCGCAGACCTGTCCCTACTGACACAAAGTTGAGTCAAACGGAAACGTCCCTACTGACACACTGACACATGGGACTGGCCCCTATGTCCCACTAATTGGTGCGGTCGGAAAGGGACGTGATCAGAAGGGCTGCAACCACCAGGCAACCGCCGACAATGACGTTGATCGTGAGGGGTTCGGACAAAAACAGGACCGAGCACACCACGGCGGCCACGGGCTCCAGCGTCGAGATGATGGCGGCGTCGGAGGGCCCCACCTTCTCAAGGCCGGTCAAAAACGCCCAGAAAGCGAACGCCGTGGAGAACAGGCCGATGACCGCGATGGCGAACAGGCCCGTCGCAGTTGTAGGCGGCTCGAAGCCGACGATCAGGTTCATGATGCCGAACACGATGACGGAACCTAAAATGATGAACGCAGTCGACTGGATGCCCTTGCCCTCTTCCACCACGCGCGAGTTGATCAGGATGTAAATGGTATACGACGCCGCCGAAGCCAGCGCGAACGCCGCACCGATGATGCTGCCGTCCAGCTGCCCCAGCGAAACCACGCAGGCACCCGCCAGCGCGAACACCAGCGCCACCGCCTTCGGCAACGTAATCTTCTCTTTGAACACGAGTACCGACCCAAGCACCACGAGCGCCGGATAGGTGTACAGCAGAAGAGCCGCAACGCTGGCCGTCGTGTACTCCAGCGCTGCAAAATAGAAGAACGACTGGGCCACATAGCCTATGCCGCCCAACAGGAGAAACGTGATTATTTCCCGCCGCGAGGGCATGGGCAGCTTCAGGATGAACATCAGCGGGAAAATGCATACCGCCCCGAACACGAACCGCAGGAACAACGTGGTATACACGCTGGCGCCGGCCGCGTAGGCCATTTTGATGAAGACGGGCATGACGCCGAAAGCGAACGCCGATCCGGCAACAAGAAGCAAGCCTACGGCACGGGACGAATGGTTCATTGGCATATCTCTAAACTACGCGTGGTCGAACAATGCAAAGCAAAAGCGGGGACAAGGAGCATTCCTTGTCCCCGCGAGGGCACACTATACTACATCGTACGCATATGGGACAGACGGGGCTTGCTTTTTTCACCCTGCCGTTCCGCTAGTCGTAACGCTCGTCGAACACGCGCTTGGTCTTCTTCTCGCTGCGAGGCAGAAGGCCCAGCTCGACGATCTTGACCAGCGGCGTGAAGCCGATCTTCGCCTTGACGCTGCTTGCCACGCGCTTACGCAGGTCTTCCCAGTCCACGCTGCCGTTGGTCTCGACGTAGATGCGCATGGTGTCGCGGCCGTCCAGGTGCGACAGGCGAATCTGGTACTCGCTGGACAGCTCGGGGAAGGTGGCCAGAATCTCTTCGATCTGCGCCGGGAACACGTTGACGCCGTGAATCTTCATCATGTCGTCGGAACGGCCCGTAATGGTGTCGATGCGCGGATGCTCGTTGTGGCCGCAGGCGCACTCGCCGGGGATGATGCGCGACAGGTCGTGGGTGCGGAAGCGGATCAGCGGCGCGCCCTCTTTCTGCAGCGTGGTCAGGACGATTTCGCCCCACTCGCCATCGGGCAGGACCTTTCCGGTATCGGGGTCGATGATCTCCAGATACACGTAGTCGCTCCACACGTGCATGCCGTGGCTGTGCTGGCAGCTGATGCCGATGCCGGGGCCGTACACCTCGGTCAGGCCGTAGATGTCGTAGTACTCCACACCCAGCGCCTCGATGATACGGTTGCGAATCTTCTCGCCGGCGCGCTCGGAACCGGTGATGAGCTTCTTGAGCTTGATCTTATCCTGGATGCCGCGCTTCTCGATTTCCTCGGCGAGCAGCAGGGCGTAGCTGGCGGTGGCGGTCAGCACCGTGGTTTCCATATCCATCATGAACTGAATCTGCTTCTCGGTGTTGCCCGGACCCATGGGCACGGCCATCGCGCCCAGAAGCTCGGCACCCGCCTGGAAGCCGATGCCTGCGGTCCACAGACCGTAACCTGGCGTAATCTGCACGCGGTCGGCGGGCGTGACGCCTGCGTATTCGTAGCAGCGGGCGAACTGGACAGCCCAATCCTCGACGTCCTTCTTGGTGTAGGGCACGATGACCGGCGTGCCCGTGGTGCCCGAAGAGCTGTGGATACGCACGATCTTCTCCATGGGAACGGCGGTCAGTCCCAGCGGATAGGCCTCACGCAAGTCGCCCTTGTCCGTAAACGGCAGGGTTTCGAATTCCTCTTGCGTTTTGATGGCGGCCAAATCGATGCCGTCGAACTTCTTAGCGTAGAACGGCGAACGATCTTTCAGCGTTTTGAACTGCTCGGTAATCATCTCGAGCTGCTCGGGCATGATATTCATGATGTCTCCTGTCGTGGATGAGGTCATCGGCGCCGATGGCGATGTGCCATTCGTGTTGCCGTGCGCCGATTAGCGAATACGAATCGTAGGCGCTTCAAGCTTGCATGCAGAGCAAGGCTTGAAGCTAATGCCATCGACCCGCCGAAACCACGGCTGGCATATGATTCGGTATGTTCGTATAGAAACGCATGCCGCTATTGTACGCTAAAGCACCTGTCTCGGACCGAGAATTTCAATCATGCACACAAAGGCTTGCGCCCGTCCCGCACCGAACACCGAAAAGCGGCGGTCCGCATGGGGAATCCGCCGCTTGAAGGTTCGATGTCCGTTGCCCGGCTGCGTCGCCGCCGGGCCGGAGGCTAGTTGCCGGCCAGCCGCTTCGTCACCAGGTCGATGGCCTGCATGTTCATGTCCACGAACCGCGGCTTCACGCACTCGGACACGGCGGTTTTGTACTCGTCCGGCGAAAGGTCCAGCACGCCTTGGGCCATGGCCACCGTGAGCAGCACGATGTTCAGGGTTTTCGGGTTGCCGATTTCCGCCAGCAGCGGCACCTCGTCCACCACAACGGTGCGACCTTCACGCTGCTGCAGCGCCTGGATGACCGGCTCGGAGGCGTACACCGTATTAGACAGCGACGCGGTGACCGGCTGGATGGCACGGCTCGCCGTGATGAGCACTCCGTCGCGCCTGAGCAGGGGCAGCGTGCGGGCCGCTTCGCCTGGCTCGAAGGCAATCAGCATGTCGGCCTGGCCAGTCGGGACCAGCGGGGCGTTCACCACCTCGCCGCAATCCCCCATGCGCACGTGGCTGACCACCGAACCGCCGCGCTGGGCCATACCGATGGTTTCGGCGGTACGCACGTTCCATCCGCGGTTCTGCGCGGCCTGGGCCAGGATTTTCGCCGCAAGGACGGTGCCCTGTCCGCCGATGCCGGTAAGGACAACGTTCTTCATGGGTTAGCCCTCCTTCACAATCGCGTCGAACGGGCAGACCTGCATGCACAGGCCGCAGCCGTTGCACAACGACCTGTCGACGACGGCCTTTTCGCCGTCGAAGCCGATGGCCGGGCAGCCGATCTGCGTGATGCAGCGCTTGCAGCCGATGCAGGCATCCGTAATGGCAGCCGGCGCTGCGGGCTTGATCAGGTTGACGCAGGGCGCCCGGAAGATGACTGCGCTGGGACCTTCGAACTCGATAGCCT
This genomic window contains:
- the galE gene encoding UDP-glucose 4-epimerase GalE — translated: MAFEQTILVTGGAGFIGSHTCVELLQTGYDVVIVDDLSNSHVKAVERVRQIVRDAETAGEAPAGASEHVEFIQADILDKESLSAVFDTHDIHAVIHFAGLKAVGESVRKPLEYYHNNLTGTFVLCDVMREHGCKNIVFSSSATVYGEGNPVPYVETMQKHPATNPYGWTKWMIEQVLTDLSAADPEWNVVLLRYFNPIGAHPSGLIGEDPKGIPNNLVPYVAQVAVGKLEAVGVFGNDYDTPDGTGVRDYIHVVDLARGHIAALKWMEGRSGTEIVNLGSGKGSSVLDVIRSFSRACGRDLPYVIKPRRDGDLAETYADASKAKELFGWETQYDLDRMCEDSWRWQSSNPNGYKD
- a CDS encoding 4Fe-4S binding protein; translated protein: MNKRNTARIRLFIMLAFVAVAAVGYFVKGGIGNSCGIGFDDITLICPLGAILVMISERTAIPLAVMSVMAVLIMCIVLGKVFCSWLCPVHFMTERRMLSRKAKKAAKEARQAARDTGNSGIDTSQVKACGKSSGVKFDSRHAVLAAAVVSTLIFGFPVFCLVCPVGITFALVLLIMRLFVFGETTWTIILMLAVLAIEVVVLPNWCRNLCPLGALHGLFSGLNKTFRPVIDSETCIQEGRGGHCNLCVDACHENINLHDISRGETTLADCSKCRACADACPVSAITFPFLTKDASIEPEKHDA
- a CDS encoding 4Fe-4S dicluster domain-containing protein — translated: MMAAGPSISRRTFAIGALGTCAMVGLGGAKYLPTQPTVRPPGGQDEVWLTSTCIHCEKCREVCPQGAISPAHLEQGILSIRTPRMDFKKGWCDFCEEEPGGPRCIAVCPTHALQNVDPETTVIGIAVLNRDWCLAARGMGCHECVDACEYEALELGYDHVPVVDNDACNGCGACELACISLSSGSITAGATDRAIIVVPEELIEEG
- a CDS encoding indolepyruvate oxidoreductase subunit beta — its product is MKNVVLTGIGGQGTVLAAKILAQAAQNRGWNVRTAETIGMAQRGGSVVSHVRMGDCGEVVNAPLVPTGQADMLIAFEPGEAARTLPLLRRDGVLITASRAIQPVTASLSNTVYASEPVIQALQQREGRTVVVDEVPLLAEIGNPKTLNIVLLTVAMAQGVLDLSPDEYKTAVSECVKPRFVDMNMQAIDLVTKRLAGN
- a CDS encoding deoxyguanosinetriphosphate triphosphohydrolase family protein, coding for MPYVNFSKDFQEQFEHDRAEGIVNPWRCPDEAVVRRNPKRDMSPRLHRPPFQRDIDKILNVAPYNRYAGKTQVFSFIRNDDISRRGLHVQLVARTARSIGRMLGLNDNLIEAIALGHDLGHTPFGHAGEHILNDLYHEATGRYFNHNVHSVRVLDRLYARNLSLQALDGIICHNGESSQKEFWRGEIHDFDAFDRMVEECYVNETTIGRLRPSTLEGCVVRISDMIAYVGKDRQDAINTGSISDDSIFSGGVLGVQNAQIINNLTVDIVEHSYMKDHIEMSEDAFRSLKTAKAENYERIYLADGQGDVYDEQIRPMFGELFAQIVRDIEANNQQSPVFQHFILPTERQRSFYEAEDPYRASDAPTIATDYLASMTDEYFLSAHRFMCPDSPHDVQFRDYFDGMPYAPVQ
- a CDS encoding phenylacetate--CoA ligase family protein, translating into MNIMPEQLEMITEQFKTLKDRSPFYAKKFDGIDLAAIKTQEEFETLPFTDKGDLREAYPLGLTAVPMEKIVRIHSSSGTTGTPVIVPYTKKDVEDWAVQFARCYEYAGVTPADRVQITPGYGLWTAGIGFQAGAELLGAMAVPMGPGNTEKQIQFMMDMETTVLTATASYALLLAEEIEKRGIQDKIKLKKLITGSERAGEKIRNRIIEALGVEYYDIYGLTEVYGPGIGISCQHSHGMHVWSDYVYLEIIDPDTGKVLPDGEWGEIVLTTLQKEGAPLIRFRTHDLSRIIPGECACGHNEHPRIDTITGRSDDMMKIHGVNVFPAQIEEILATFPELSSEYQIRLSHLDGRDTMRIYVETNGSVDWEDLRKRVASSVKAKIGFTPLVKIVELGLLPRSEKKTKRVFDERYD
- a CDS encoding 4Fe-4S binding protein → MSLVENMITMLSGMDEAAIEVHTERCVTVRNRHAACLRCVEACTSGAIIYEDGELQVHPKKCIGCGTCATACPTSAIEVRSITDDDLTGMLKRSIKATKGHPVFACETALAALQTAGKSPLHRHDTLLSYNPDRIAAVPCLGRIDESILVGAAAYRSFDVTLVCGSCENCIHATGGALCRKVAESARGLLQAFGSTMSVTVTDELPGHVALGKPQPASSFNTDDLGASRRDFFREGKDAAGKATIAVATDKAASVLGENAVAQLRKVDKKTGTLDQAIPTRRTRLYNYLKHVGEPVTDTVSSRVIGAAVIDTDACTSCRMCTVFCPTGALFRVDEDDTWGVAHRASACVQCRLCENLCPQHAIHVKSDVPARQFMGKQVVLYDMEKPTWEPNKPDSMYNKFHSIIGEDLEMCMF
- a CDS encoding DMT family transporter, translating into MNHSSRAVGLLLVAGSAFAFGVMPVFIKMAYAAGASVYTTLFLRFVFGAVCIFPLMFILKLPMPSRREIITFLLLGGIGYVAQSFFYFAALEYTTASVAALLLYTYPALVVLGSVLVFKEKITLPKAVALVFALAGACVVSLGQLDGSIIGAAFALASAASYTIYILINSRVVEEGKGIQSTAFIILGSVIVFGIMNLIVGFEPPTTATGLFAIAVIGLFSTAFAFWAFLTGLEKVGPSDAAIISTLEPVAAVVCSVLFLSEPLTINVIVGGCLVVAALLITSLSDRTN